From Chloroflexota bacterium, a single genomic window includes:
- a CDS encoding aldehyde ferredoxin oxidoreductase family protein: MYSYSGKCLVVDLTTQSTRLEELPESLLSSYVGGVGLGTRLLLEKSTPGAEPLSPDNPVVFVSSGLAGTMVPTASKHAVVTKSPLTGLVGDSLSSSHWSLALKRAGYDALIITGMASSWVSLFIDDDIVHFRKADHLLGKGSSQTEEAIRRETGDNRVRVASIGPGGERLVRYACISNDSNRQAGRTGTGAVMGSKRLKAIAIRGTKPISVWDLDGLQKVCADLYAKAQTSATEKYRMLGTPANVLVLNRLSALPTRNFQQASFEGAEGISGEHLAECYLAKVTACASCPIACEHLYRVQDGPYAGLEMMLDYETLFALGPLCGISSVPAILKAAELCDFYGIDTISTGGCIAWAMECFEKGLLTTNDTRGLRLSFGNHDALVEMVERIGKRDGVGDLLAEGTRRASAQLKGGSEHWAIHSKGLELPGYDPRSMKTQALGFAVGLRGGCHNRSPSYEVDMSPGVDRLKAEPGRGLLNKEKEDFAAVLDSLILCKFIRRCFEDFFLEASRLYTLATGINMSPADLRQVGERVNNLKKAFNIREGWTHADDWLPPRMFKDPIPSGEAKGAVLSEAELRMMIDDYYKARGWTAEGLIPPGKLKELKMDDVIELLNG; encoded by the coding sequence TTGTATTCGTACAGCGGCAAGTGCCTGGTCGTGGACCTGACTACGCAGAGCACACGGCTGGAAGAACTGCCCGAATCCTTGCTCAGCAGTTATGTTGGCGGAGTGGGCCTGGGAACCCGGCTCCTCCTCGAGAAGTCGACGCCCGGTGCCGAACCCCTCAGCCCGGACAATCCTGTGGTCTTTGTCTCCAGTGGACTGGCGGGCACCATGGTACCGACTGCCAGCAAACATGCGGTAGTAACCAAATCCCCGCTGACCGGTCTGGTGGGCGATTCCCTTTCCTCCAGTCACTGGTCCCTGGCATTGAAAAGGGCAGGCTATGATGCCCTGATAATCACCGGAATGGCTTCCTCCTGGGTTTCCCTATTCATAGATGATGACATAGTTCACTTCCGCAAGGCAGACCACCTGTTAGGTAAAGGCAGCTCCCAGACTGAAGAAGCTATCCGCAGGGAGACAGGTGACAACAGGGTCAGGGTGGCATCTATTGGCCCTGGTGGGGAGAGACTGGTTCGCTATGCCTGCATCAGCAATGACAGCAACCGCCAGGCGGGTCGCACCGGCACCGGCGCCGTTATGGGTTCCAAGAGGCTGAAGGCTATCGCCATCAGGGGGACCAAGCCCATCTCGGTATGGGACCTCGACGGGCTTCAAAAAGTCTGCGCCGACCTCTACGCGAAAGCACAGACTTCTGCCACTGAGAAGTACAGAATGCTGGGAACACCAGCCAATGTTCTGGTCCTGAATCGTCTGAGCGCACTCCCCACCCGCAATTTCCAGCAAGCCTCCTTTGAGGGAGCTGAAGGCATCAGCGGGGAACACCTGGCAGAGTGCTATCTGGCAAAGGTAACCGCCTGTGCCAGCTGCCCTATCGCCTGTGAACACCTGTACCGGGTCCAGGACGGCCCCTACGCAGGGCTGGAGATGATGCTGGACTACGAGACCCTCTTTGCGCTGGGTCCTCTCTGCGGCATCAGCTCGGTGCCAGCAATACTAAAGGCAGCGGAGCTGTGCGACTTCTATGGCATAGACACCATAAGCACTGGGGGCTGTATCGCCTGGGCTATGGAGTGCTTCGAGAAGGGGCTGTTGACCACAAACGACACCCGGGGGCTGAGGCTGTCCTTCGGAAACCATGATGCTCTGGTGGAGATGGTGGAGCGCATCGGCAAGCGGGACGGCGTGGGCGACCTTCTCGCCGAGGGAACCAGGCGAGCTTCAGCTCAACTGAAGGGAGGCTCCGAGCATTGGGCTATTCATTCCAAGGGGCTTGAGTTGCCAGGCTATGACCCCAGGAGCATGAAAACCCAGGCCCTCGGATTCGCTGTGGGGCTGCGCGGCGGCTGTCATAACCGCTCCCCTTCGTACGAGGTGGATATGTCACCCGGCGTGGACCGGCTGAAAGCTGAACCGGGACGAGGGTTGCTCAACAAGGAGAAGGAGGACTTCGCCGCCGTCCTCGACTCCCTCATCCTCTGCAAGTTCATACGTCGTTGCTTCGAGGACTTCTTTCTGGAGGCAAGTCGGCTATACACCCTGGCCACCGGCATAAACATGAGCCCTGCTGACCTCAGGCAGGTTGGCGAAAGGGTCAACAACTTGAAGAAGGCCTTCAATATTCGCGAAGGATGGACACATGCCGACGACTGGCTCCCCCCCCGCATGTTTAAAGACCCCATACCTTCCGGCGAAGCCAAGGGAGCGGTCCTTTCCGAGGCAGAACTGAGAATGATGATAGATGATTACTATAAGGCACGCGGCTGGACTGCCGAGGGCCTCATTCCCCCGGGGAAGTTGAAAGAACTTAAAATGGATGATGTGATAGAATTGCTCAATGGATAG
- a CDS encoding 4Fe-4S dicluster domain-containing protein, with translation MDSDMERRYIHCDADKCTGCRICELVCSASKEGRFHQELSRIRVAQPTPTIVTSIACRFCENAPCIAGCPKDALSMSGETNTLKLDKARCTGCGWCIEACDFGAIMLDRSTKSVVMCDLCLSLPEPRCVEICPKKALSLSTSEAVAQKARDRVATTSKKCIV, from the coding sequence ATGGATAGTGACATGGAGCGTAGGTACATCCACTGCGATGCTGATAAGTGCACTGGCTGCCGGATATGCGAACTCGTCTGCTCAGCATCCAAGGAAGGCAGGTTTCATCAGGAGCTATCCAGGATAAGGGTAGCCCAACCCACCCCCACCATAGTTACAAGCATCGCCTGCCGCTTCTGCGAGAATGCCCCCTGCATAGCTGGTTGTCCCAAAGACGCCCTGAGTATGAGTGGGGAGACTAATACTCTTAAGCTCGACAAAGCGCGCTGTACTGGTTGTGGCTGGTGCATAGAAGCCTGCGATTTCGGGGCTATCATGCTGGATAGAAGCACGAAATCGGTAGTCATGTGCGACCTGTGCCTTTCTCTTCCCGAACCCCGTTGCGTTGAGATATGCCCGAAGAAGGCCCTCAGTCTTTCCACGTCGGAGGCAGTTGCCCAAAAGGCCAGGGACCGGGTAGCGACGACTTCAAAAAAGTGTATAGTGTAG
- a CDS encoding zinc ribbon domain-containing protein → MLTVYPEYDDPIGLGVPTVLVMLDGQIEGAVPPTTVRFLVPQGATMYSAGSGPRANYVGGPPDRKPSDISGWDEISYELQTDNFVVEYYMPIQTSPDKAFSVEFVPLYDISRLTAIVQEPRQATNFSSAPQMQPVTQRQSTDTQGFNLRYYTYATLKSLQPVGFSISYTKKNPAPSLEISSSNQGPVLVAVILGVVLLGIGVYWALRKSSSVRSGRDRVSRKGHGSEPGGDRFCTRCGAELDKSHRYCRKCGTKGR, encoded by the coding sequence GTGCTAACGGTATATCCTGAATACGACGACCCCATTGGCCTGGGAGTCCCCACAGTGCTAGTGATGCTCGACGGACAAATTGAAGGTGCAGTCCCGCCAACAACTGTCAGGTTCCTGGTACCGCAAGGTGCAACCATGTATTCCGCGGGGTCTGGACCTAGAGCAAATTATGTGGGAGGACCTCCCGACAGGAAACCTTCGGACATCAGCGGATGGGATGAGATCAGCTATGAGCTCCAGACTGACAACTTCGTCGTCGAATATTACATGCCCATACAGACCTCGCCGGACAAGGCGTTCTCAGTTGAGTTTGTTCCTCTGTACGACATTAGCCGTTTGACAGCTATTGTGCAGGAACCACGGCAAGCTACGAACTTCAGCTCGGCACCTCAGATGCAGCCTGTAACGCAACGGCAGTCTACCGATACGCAGGGGTTCAATCTGCGTTACTACACATACGCCACTTTGAAGAGCCTCCAACCAGTCGGCTTCTCCATCTCCTATACGAAGAAGAATCCTGCCCCATCACTGGAAATCAGCAGCTCCAACCAGGGACCTGTGCTCGTTGCCGTGATACTGGGTGTCGTTTTGCTGGGGATTGGAGTCTACTGGGCACTCAGGAAATCATCCTCTGTGAGATCGGGCAGAGATAGAGTCTCCAGAAAGGGACATGGCTCGGAACCTGGCGGAGACCGTTTCTGCACCCGGTGTGGTGCCGAGCTGGACAAGTCACACCGCTATTGCCGCAAATGCGGAACCAAGGGCCGTTAG
- a CDS encoding glutaredoxin family protein, giving the protein MTAVHIPGKKSGHIMLFALSTCGWCQKTKKLLDDLGVEYYYEYVDHLHGDERERAIQEVAGWNPSGTFPTLVINGERCIVGYKDGEIREALSVA; this is encoded by the coding sequence ATGACTGCAGTTCACATTCCCGGCAAGAAGTCCGGTCATATCATGCTGTTTGCCCTCAGTACCTGCGGCTGGTGTCAGAAGACAAAGAAGCTGCTGGATGATTTGGGGGTGGAGTACTACTACGAGTATGTTGACCACCTTCATGGCGACGAAAGGGAAAGAGCGATACAAGAGGTAGCGGGCTGGAATCCCAGTGGCACTTTCCCCACCCTGGTCATAAACGGTGAGAGATGCATCGTTGGCTACAAGGACGGGGAAATCAGGGAGGCGCTGAGCGTTGCCTGA
- a CDS encoding ferredoxin:glutaredoxin reductase, which translates to MDSLHKRLEQEAESAGYHLNADVQFTKGLVKSLLVNERRYGYWACPCRLASGDKQEDLDIICPCDYRDPDLNDYDACYCALYVSEAARKGEKTVGSIPERRPPPAERQQRAQRQPGGMFGLSLPIWRCKVCGYLCAREQPPEVCPICKSKRDRFERFIEAART; encoded by the coding sequence ATTGACAGCCTGCATAAGAGACTGGAGCAGGAAGCTGAATCTGCCGGCTATCATCTCAATGCTGATGTGCAGTTCACAAAGGGCCTGGTCAAGAGCCTGCTCGTAAACGAGCGCAGGTATGGCTACTGGGCCTGCCCCTGCCGCCTCGCCTCGGGAGACAAACAGGAGGACCTGGACATTATCTGTCCGTGTGACTACAGAGACCCTGACCTGAATGATTATGATGCCTGCTACTGCGCCTTGTACGTCTCTGAGGCTGCCCGGAAGGGCGAAAAGACCGTAGGCAGCATACCGGAGCGGAGACCACCGCCAGCGGAACGTCAGCAAAGAGCTCAAAGGCAACCAGGAGGAATGTTCGGGCTTTCCCTGCCCATATGGAGGTGCAAGGTGTGCGGTTATCTTTGCGCCAGGGAACAGCCACCCGAAGTATGTCCCATATGCAAGTCAAAGAGAGACCGCTTTGAGCGGTTCATTGAGGCAGCAAGGACATAG
- a CDS encoding response regulator, which produces MTEKTTEGAKILVVDDDPDMRDAIGMMLEPAGFQVIMAKDGEEALLKLAAERPNLMLLDLLMPRKDGFAVLKELHEEEKWRAYDSMPIVVLSSVREEPARRRYHLETAVQFAADDYIEKPVSPTALLQRVKAALAKTSTARQK; this is translated from the coding sequence ATGACAGAGAAGACAACTGAGGGAGCCAAGATTCTGGTGGTGGACGACGACCCTGATATGCGTGACGCTATAGGCATGATGCTGGAGCCAGCAGGCTTCCAGGTGATCATGGCAAAAGACGGTGAGGAAGCGCTGCTCAAGCTGGCTGCGGAAAGGCCGAACTTGATGCTGCTTGACCTCCTTATGCCGCGGAAGGACGGCTTCGCCGTACTGAAGGAACTCCATGAAGAAGAGAAGTGGCGAGCCTACGACAGCATGCCCATCGTGGTGCTGAGCTCGGTGAGGGAGGAGCCTGCTAGACGGCGCTACCACCTGGAGACGGCGGTGCAATTTGCTGCGGACGATTATATCGAAAAGCCAGTCTCACCGACTGCCCTGTTGCAGCGGGTCAAGGCAGCCCTGGCCAAGACATCCACCGCCAGGCAAAAGTGA
- a CDS encoding GAF domain-containing sensor histidine kinase — MMGFVGHKALYEIASAVNSTLEVRGVLQSIVESVTKAVGAKGCAVLLLTAERGQLTHSADYGLSREYVQKGPVQRTHILTEFADGKNVSMVDVSADARVEYREEAIREGIVSMLSVPMMLGEELAGVLRIYASESRSHSAEEIDFLRAAANLGALALDRAGTHEAIAKANELLIQEAQELARLEVSREYLHGRLREVARELFKLEEGRKDLLRLVYVAGHDLKAPLAAVQAYMGVVLEGYAGEIPDKVLKILKRSSTRVMQMIELISNIMDLSRLEAGQLMDELKETDMESVIKNSLEVVAVEAQQKEIALKKELPQPLPNVRGDELRLQQVLTNLLVNAVTYTPSGGMVTLRVKEKPDEVLIEVLDTGIGIPPQDMSHLFDEFFRGSNVEVPGTGLGLAIVKRIVEAHGGRVWAESPCPETGQGSRFSFTLPRQGQAQGERQQ, encoded by the coding sequence ATGATGGGGTTTGTTGGCCACAAGGCTCTTTATGAAATCGCCAGCGCGGTGAATTCCACTCTGGAGGTTCGCGGCGTCCTCCAGTCAATTGTGGAAAGCGTCACTAAGGCCGTCGGCGCCAAGGGCTGCGCTGTCCTGTTGCTGACCGCGGAAAGGGGTCAACTCACGCACAGTGCCGACTATGGGCTGAGCAGGGAGTATGTGCAGAAGGGGCCCGTGCAGCGCACCCACATCCTGACCGAGTTTGCGGACGGCAAGAATGTCTCTATGGTTGATGTATCTGCCGACGCCCGGGTGGAATATCGGGAGGAGGCTATCAGAGAGGGCATCGTCTCCATGCTATCAGTGCCCATGATGCTGGGCGAGGAGCTGGCAGGTGTGCTCAGGATCTACGCCTCGGAGTCCCGCAGTCACTCCGCCGAGGAAATCGATTTCCTCAGGGCCGCGGCTAATCTTGGGGCCTTGGCTCTCGATAGGGCTGGGACCCATGAGGCCATAGCAAAGGCCAACGAGCTTCTCATTCAGGAGGCCCAGGAGCTGGCCAGGCTGGAAGTAAGTAGGGAATACCTCCATGGCCGCCTACGAGAGGTGGCCAGAGAGCTGTTCAAGCTGGAAGAGGGCAGAAAAGACCTTCTTCGCCTCGTATACGTGGCAGGGCATGACCTCAAGGCTCCCCTGGCAGCTGTTCAGGCCTATATGGGTGTTGTGCTCGAAGGCTATGCTGGGGAAATCCCAGATAAGGTGCTCAAGATTCTCAAACGGAGCAGCACGAGAGTCATGCAGATGATTGAGCTTATCAGCAACATCATGGATTTATCTAGATTAGAGGCTGGGCAACTGATGGATGAGCTTAAGGAGACCGACATGGAGTCGGTGATCAAGAATTCTCTAGAGGTGGTGGCCGTTGAGGCGCAGCAGAAAGAGATAGCGCTGAAGAAGGAGCTTCCCCAGCCACTGCCCAACGTCCGGGGCGATGAACTCCGGTTGCAGCAAGTGCTGACCAACCTCCTGGTCAACGCTGTGACATACACCCCATCTGGCGGCATGGTGACGCTGCGGGTGAAGGAGAAGCCCGATGAGGTCCTAATCGAGGTGCTGGATACCGGCATAGGCATTCCACCCCAGGATATGTCTCACCTCTTCGACGAGTTCTTCCGGGGCAGCAATGTGGAAGTCCCGGGAACGGGGCTTGGCCTAGCTATAGTAAAAAGGATCGTGGAAGCCCACGGGGGCAGGGTCTGGGCGGAAAGCCCCTGCCCTGAGACCGGCCAGGGGAGCAGATTCAGCTTCACCTTGCCTCGGCAGGGCCAGGCACAGGGGGAGCGCCAGCAATGA
- a CDS encoding acetate uptake transporter, whose amino-acid sequence MSDNKLANPAALGLGGFAMTTFLLNFVNAGIVDANSLGMVLPVGLFYGGLAQFCAGMWDMKRGDIFGATCFSSFGAFWIALATMIILQNADLLPAVAPAGMALFLVGWGIFTAYATVASLKTSWGVVSVFVTLTLLFFLLAWGEYSHTVRTIAGYEGILCALIAWYCSAAVLINTVFGRDVLPLGHIKA is encoded by the coding sequence ATGAGTGACAACAAACTGGCAAACCCGGCAGCTCTTGGCTTGGGGGGGTTCGCTATGACCACCTTCCTGCTGAATTTCGTCAATGCCGGGATTGTCGATGCCAATAGCCTGGGTATGGTCCTACCCGTGGGATTGTTCTATGGCGGCCTCGCGCAGTTTTGTGCCGGTATGTGGGACATGAAGCGTGGGGACATCTTTGGGGCTACCTGTTTCTCGTCATTTGGTGCCTTCTGGATCGCCCTGGCCACTATGATAATTCTGCAAAATGCAGACTTGCTTCCTGCCGTTGCTCCCGCTGGTATGGCTCTGTTCCTAGTAGGATGGGGTATCTTTACAGCCTACGCGACAGTTGCCTCTTTGAAAACGTCCTGGGGGGTGGTGAGCGTCTTTGTGACTCTGACCCTGCTCTTCTTCCTGTTGGCCTGGGGCGAGTATAGCCACACTGTCAGGACCATCGCCGGGTACGAGGGGATTCTGTGCGCTCTCATCGCCTGGTATTGCTCAGCAGCGGTACTGATTAACACGGTTTTTGGCCGGGACGTGCTTCCCCTTGGCCACATCAAGGCATGA
- the acs gene encoding acetate--CoA ligase, with amino-acid sequence MTVQEEPKAITSMMEEARVFYPPEELSENAHIKSPDAYKKIYQRSVDDPEGFWAEMAEQLHWYKKWDRVLVEDFKEAKHQWFVGGKLNVSYNCLDRHLKTWRKNKAAIVWEGDIGDSRTLTYQQLHGEVCKFASVLKKHGVKKGDRVSIYLPMIPELPVAMLACARIGAVHSVVFGGFSADSLRDRMLDCGSKMLVCVDGYYRGGRIIRSKDNADEALKACPEVKDVIVVKRAKIEVPIKEGRDYWWEDEMNADGTELLCEPEVMDAEDPLYILYTSGSTGKPKGVLHTQAGYLLYCQQTFKWIFDVKEEDTYWCTADIGWVTGHSYIVYGPLALGATSLMFEGVPTYPHPDRFWEIVEKYQVNIFYTAPTAIRSIMREGDEWPNRHDLSSLRILGSVGEFINPEAWMWYYNVIGKGKCPIVDTWWQTETGGILISPLPGATPLKPGSATWPFPGIVPAVLREDGSAADVNEGGYLVIKRPWPGLMRGVYGEPERFKKTYFVQFPGMYTTGDGARVDEDGYYWLMGRIDDVIKVSGHRIGAAEVESALVSHSKVAEAAVVGTPHKIKGDGIYAFVTLKAGEQESDALRKELVSHVRKTIGPIASPDEIQFADALPKTRSGKIMRRILTKIAAGNIDQLGDTSTLADPSVVETLVSGRRSKDGA; translated from the coding sequence ATGACTGTGCAAGAAGAACCCAAGGCAATTACCTCTATGATGGAAGAGGCAAGAGTCTTCTATCCTCCAGAGGAGCTCAGCGAAAACGCTCATATCAAGAGCCCGGACGCGTACAAGAAGATTTACCAGAGGTCTGTTGACGACCCTGAGGGGTTTTGGGCAGAGATGGCAGAACAGCTCCATTGGTATAAGAAGTGGGACAGGGTGCTTGTCGAAGACTTCAAGGAGGCTAAGCACCAGTGGTTTGTTGGGGGAAAGCTCAATGTCAGCTACAATTGCCTGGACAGGCACCTCAAGACATGGAGGAAGAACAAAGCGGCAATAGTCTGGGAAGGGGACATTGGTGATAGCAGGACGCTTACCTATCAACAGCTACACGGGGAGGTCTGCAAGTTTGCCAGTGTTTTGAAGAAGCATGGCGTCAAGAAGGGTGACCGGGTATCTATCTATCTACCTATGATTCCTGAGCTACCGGTTGCTATGCTGGCCTGTGCCAGGATTGGGGCTGTCCATAGCGTGGTCTTTGGCGGTTTCAGTGCAGATTCCCTCAGGGACAGGATGCTTGACTGCGGGTCCAAAATGCTCGTTTGTGTCGATGGTTACTACCGTGGCGGTAGAATCATAAGGAGCAAGGACAATGCAGACGAGGCCCTCAAGGCCTGCCCCGAGGTGAAGGATGTGATAGTAGTCAAGAGGGCCAAGATTGAAGTGCCCATTAAGGAGGGCCGTGACTACTGGTGGGAAGACGAGATGAATGCTGATGGTACAGAACTGCTTTGCGAGCCCGAGGTAATGGATGCCGAGGATCCCCTATACATCCTTTATACCAGCGGCAGCACAGGAAAACCCAAGGGTGTTCTCCACACCCAGGCTGGTTACCTCTTATACTGCCAGCAGACCTTCAAATGGATATTCGATGTAAAGGAAGAGGACACCTACTGGTGTACAGCGGATATTGGCTGGGTGACTGGTCATAGCTATATCGTCTACGGTCCTTTGGCCCTTGGAGCAACAAGTCTCATGTTTGAAGGCGTTCCTACCTATCCTCATCCAGATAGATTCTGGGAGATTGTGGAGAAGTATCAGGTTAATATTTTCTATACTGCTCCTACTGCGATTCGGTCGATAATGAGAGAGGGAGATGAGTGGCCCAACAGGCATGACCTAAGCTCGTTGCGTATCCTGGGCTCGGTTGGTGAATTTATCAACCCTGAAGCCTGGATGTGGTACTACAATGTGATAGGCAAGGGCAAGTGCCCAATTGTGGATACCTGGTGGCAGACAGAGACGGGTGGCATACTGATTAGTCCACTGCCCGGAGCTACTCCCTTGAAGCCAGGTTCAGCTACATGGCCTTTTCCTGGGATTGTGCCAGCAGTGCTCAGAGAGGATGGCTCTGCCGCTGATGTGAATGAGGGTGGTTATCTGGTGATTAAGAGACCGTGGCCGGGCTTGATGCGGGGGGTGTATGGTGAGCCAGAAAGGTTCAAGAAGACCTACTTCGTTCAGTTCCCTGGCATGTATACCACCGGAGATGGGGCCAGGGTGGATGAAGATGGCTACTACTGGTTAATGGGACGCATAGACGATGTCATCAAAGTGTCAGGTCATCGCATAGGAGCAGCCGAAGTTGAGAGTGCCCTGGTTTCCCATAGCAAGGTGGCAGAAGCTGCGGTTGTGGGTACGCCCCACAAGATAAAGGGTGATGGGATATATGCCTTCGTCACTCTAAAAGCTGGCGAGCAAGAATCTGACGCTCTCAGAAAGGAGCTGGTATCTCATGTTCGCAAGACGATTGGCCCTATAGCCTCGCCAGACGAAATTCAGTTTGCCGATGCTCTGCCCAAGACAAGAAGCGGAAAGATCATGAGGCGAATACTCACCAAGATTGCTGCCGGCAACATCGACCAGTTGGGCGATACCAGCACACTGGCTGACCCCTCGGTAGTAGAAACGCTGGTCAGTGGTAGACGGAGCAAAGACGGTGCGTGA
- a CDS encoding cyclic nucleotide-binding domain-containing protein, whose product MNKLEALKRSDLFRELDNEQLGLLEKMFTHQVFEPGASICKQGKIGGKLYVIEDGLVGIFLEVGPMAQRQVQAASNFESFGWSAIIEPHVYTATVKAIEKTTALAVGGQELSNMCSTHPDMGVVVFKAVARMVATRLHQAYVQLLGVTAD is encoded by the coding sequence TTGAACAAACTAGAGGCGCTGAAGAGGTCCGACCTGTTTCGTGAGTTGGACAACGAGCAACTTGGCTTGCTGGAGAAAATGTTCACTCATCAGGTATTTGAGCCGGGGGCGTCTATATGCAAGCAGGGCAAGATAGGAGGGAAGCTCTACGTAATCGAAGACGGCCTGGTAGGGATTTTCCTGGAAGTGGGGCCAATGGCCCAGCGTCAGGTCCAGGCGGCGTCCAACTTTGAGAGCTTTGGCTGGTCAGCTATAATAGAGCCGCACGTTTATACTGCTACGGTAAAAGCCATAGAGAAGACAACGGCACTGGCAGTGGGCGGGCAGGAGCTGTCCAACATGTGTTCCACCCACCCCGACATGGGCGTTGTGGTTTTCAAGGCAGTAGCACGGATGGTGGCAACAAGACTACACCAGGCGTATGTTCAGTTGCTAGGTGTTACTGCTGATTAG
- a CDS encoding DUF2007 domain-containing protein, with translation MVCTVQGELAANVVKSHLESEGIPVLLKWESAGRVYGLTVDGLGQVSILVPQGLADEAKRIIEPREIGRAEEG, from the coding sequence GTGGTCTGCACGGTTCAGGGTGAGCTCGCTGCCAATGTTGTCAAGTCGCATCTGGAGAGCGAAGGAATCCCCGTCCTGCTCAAATGGGAGAGTGCCGGCAGAGTGTATGGCCTCACTGTCGATGGTTTAGGGCAAGTGAGCATCCTGGTGCCGCAGGGGCTCGCCGATGAGGCGAAGCGCATAATCGAGCCCCGAGAGATTGGGCGGGCTGAAGAAGGGTAA